In the genome of Oxalobacter aliiformigenes, one region contains:
- the thiM gene encoding hydroxyethylthiazole kinase: protein MTSPKTFAENLWNDVVQVRAKTPLIHNITNLVVMSYNANVLLALGAAPVMAHAREEVAEMASIANALVLNIGTLQPEWIESMKLAAYAAHTRHIPVVLDPVGAGATTYRNEVIHELLLYAKPDIIRGNASEIMSVAGTAAPTRGVESTQPSGNAIHAARKLAKDIKGTVCVSGATDHIFDSTGRKASLDNGHIWMTRITGAGCSASAMIGAFAAIQPDYWQAVTAAMAYMGIAGELAAETVISQNLGVGSMQTALLDKLQLMDKNEFLTRLKISSNA, encoded by the coding sequence ATGACTTCGCCAAAAACATTCGCGGAAAACCTCTGGAACGATGTCGTTCAAGTCAGGGCAAAAACGCCACTGATCCACAACATCACCAATCTCGTCGTGATGAGCTACAACGCCAACGTCCTGCTGGCTCTGGGTGCAGCACCGGTTATGGCCCATGCACGGGAAGAAGTGGCTGAAATGGCATCCATCGCCAATGCTCTGGTTCTCAATATCGGAACATTGCAACCTGAATGGATCGAATCCATGAAACTGGCGGCATACGCCGCTCATACCCGCCATATTCCTGTCGTACTGGATCCGGTCGGCGCAGGAGCGACGACCTACCGGAACGAAGTCATTCATGAACTCCTGCTTTATGCAAAACCGGATATCATCCGCGGAAATGCCTCGGAAATCATGAGCGTAGCCGGAACGGCAGCGCCAACCCGCGGGGTTGAAAGTACACAGCCTTCCGGCAATGCCATTCATGCCGCACGCAAACTGGCCAAAGACATAAAAGGAACGGTTTGCGTTTCAGGAGCGACAGACCACATCTTCGACAGTACCGGACGAAAAGCCAGCCTTGATAACGGACATATCTGGATGACAAGAATTACCGGAGCCGGTTGCTCGGCCAGCGCCATGATAGGCGCATTCGCGGCCATCCAGCCTGATTACTGGCAAGCAGTGACAGCCGCGATGGCTTATATGGGTATTGCAGGAGAACTGGCCGCCGAAACGGTCATATCACAGAATCTGGGTGTCGGCTCCATGCAAACAGCATTGCTCGACAAATTGCAGTTAATGGACAAAAACGAGTTCCTGACCAGACTGAAAATATCATCAAACGCATAA
- a CDS encoding epoxyqueuosine reductase QueH: MNATSVFLHICCGPCSLMPVVHLRNEGFDVTAFFFNPNIHPEEEYDLRRASAQLAADKLGYPIVFAGEAQKPAGWIRELNGITMEGERCTICYRQRLLPTAQEARKRGFRFFTTSLLYSRYQHHEAICLAAKQVARETGILFLYRDFRPYWYDGINLSKELGLYRQKWCGCLLSRKEAEIQRARRAELKRQKALARMAALS, from the coding sequence ATGAATGCGACTTCCGTTTTTCTTCATATATGTTGTGGCCCCTGTTCATTGATGCCGGTTGTGCATTTGCGGAATGAGGGATTTGATGTCACCGCTTTCTTTTTCAATCCCAATATTCATCCGGAAGAAGAATACGACCTGCGCAGGGCATCTGCACAGCTTGCTGCCGACAAGTTGGGATATCCGATTGTTTTTGCCGGTGAAGCGCAAAAGCCTGCCGGGTGGATCAGGGAGTTGAATGGAATCACTATGGAAGGAGAACGCTGTACGATCTGTTATCGGCAACGCCTGTTGCCGACGGCTCAGGAAGCGAGGAAACGGGGTTTCCGGTTTTTTACGACCAGTCTGCTGTATTCGAGATACCAGCATCATGAGGCGATTTGTCTGGCGGCAAAGCAAGTTGCACGGGAAACCGGGATATTATTTCTGTACCGGGATTTCAGGCCATACTGGTATGACGGGATCAATCTTTCAAAGGAATTGGGGCTGTATCGTCAGAAATGGTGCGGTTGTCTTTTGAGTCGGAAAGAAGCGGAAATCCAGCGTGCCCGGCGGGCTGAACTGAAGCGGCAGAAAGCGCTTGCACGTATGGCGGCTCTTTCCTGA